ACCTACCTTGCCACTTAGCTATACATAATTATATGTATACTCTCATTGTCTGGTACGGGAATATAACTATAACTATTCCCATAGGGCCATGCATGTATCACGTGACTACGTGACAATTGAAGGCAAAGAATATAATCTAAGCTTCATCATCATCCCAGCCACCGATAACGGGGGCAATGGCACGAAATGGAATACGTTCTTTCGACGTATTAATTGGACATCATCGGTATCTATACCGCACTCCTTCTACACACTTGACTTGGGTAACCAAGGCAAACATGTCTACCATCCTTGCGCACCATTCCACCTCGCCCGTGATGAGGTCAAGGACTGGCTCATTTGGAAAAAGTCGTGGTTAATGAAACCACCGATGAAGTAGCTAAACTACTTATGTTTAAAGACGGCATCGATGCCAAAACACTGGTGGAATCGGATGATTTCAAAACAGGCATATCCTCCCACATCCAACATGATGTCTGGGCTACACAATTAGCTAATTCTAGCAAACAACTGGTCACTACCCAAGACACCATCAAGAAGGCTATTAGCCACGGGCTCGATAATATCACTTCGGTGGTGagcaaaaaaatacaacaggAATTCCGGAACCAGAATTTCCGACGTAACAACTGGCGTGACGACGACTATGACAGACAATCATATCGCCGCCCGGATGATTACAGCCGGAACCAGCGTCAAGCTGAGCAACCAATGTATCAACCAACCATTGGTACACCAACTATAGCCATCAACCCAGCCCCACAACAGCTCAACCAGCAGCTGGCAGCCCCACAGGGCTATTGGAACCCGGCAATCGCCAACCAACCAACAGGCTTAGTCTATGCCTCACCTCAACCGGTTCAGCAACAACCGGTTCAGCAACGTACTCAATTCAATAATAATTTGTAATTGtttgagaaaaataaaaaaattttttacctacACCATAGGTACTGAAATTCCGTACCGTAATTTTATAACAAGGGTCAGCACGGGCTACAAACCCCATATCTACCCGACCGTTAAGGCATTAAATCGGATGCTCCGAAACCAGGTCCTTATAAACCAATCTCACTACAATATCTCTGATGAAGAGATTGAGGCCCTCTGCCTCGGACTTAACTTCATACCATCGGACATTAGTCCGGAAGCGAAAGAAGCCAACTCCAGCAACCTTAACCAAGGTGTCAGCAAACTAATTAGAGCAATCAACATCAGCCTACATTTTGGAGATAACTCCAGTACGAATACAAGGAAGGGACGACTAACTAAGTTCCTCCCGAGCACTTGGGACCCCCCTACCCGATCATGGACACAAATTCCAGCTGTGATCGATATCCTGGACAATATCATGAGCGTACCAAACGGTGCTGAACATGTGGGAACTCCCCAACCAATTATAGAAGCAATCGAGAAACTTCAATCAGAAACCAAACTACACATCCTTAAAGCGGATAAAGGCCGGAACACAGTAATCTGGGAAGCAGACGCCTACGACAGGGAGGCAACTAGACAGTTGTCAGACATAACTACGTATACGGAATTAACCTTATCTGAGTATCACTCTCACCTCCAACGAATCCATTGCCTATGTGAGACTCTCTCTGAGAATCTACTAGCTAATGGTTACATAACAACAATGGAGGACGAAGCAATACGCTCCACCGAAACACGTGGAGCATATATTTACTTTCTGCCCAAAACCCACAAAGacataaacaaaacaagctTAACATTTCCTGGGCGACCAATTGTTGCTACCTTCACATCAGGAACTTATCTACTCGACAAACTGATAACAGAGGTTACTGCACCTCTCCTCCCCCGAATACCGGGTTCACTAATTGACACTAGCGACCTCGTGGATAAACTTCCTAAACAAAAGTTACCTGAGGGTACACTCATCACCACAATGGATGTGACCAGCCTATACCCAAACATACCATGGGGTCCTGGCATAGAGGCCGCAACCTCATTCTACACCAGCAACCTGGAATTCTTGCAACAGGTCGCGGAACAAAACAATCTACTCCGACCACCCCACCCAGCACTATTCAAAAGAATTCTCAACACTGTCTTATGCAACTCTATCATTAACTTCAAGGATATACGGTTTTTTCACCAAACCAAAGGCACGGCCATGGGTTGTTGTATCTCGGTCTATTTCGCCAATTGCTATATGTTCCACCTTACTCAACCGGTGATCGAAAGACCTCCAGGTTGGCTTATCACCTTCCTAAGATTCATAGACGACATTCTCATCATCTCGAATCACACGGGACCCAACGAACTACCTGAATTAATTAAATCTATAACTACGGAGCATATAGCGTATACACACACGCAGCCCAGCCAATCGGACAATTTTTTGGATATCACTATCCACCTCAAAGCTTCTACCAACACACTTGAAATCTCACCTTATACTAAGGAAACGGCCTCGGGAGCCTATTTACACCCAGCCTCCAATCACCCCGGTCATGTCCTTTCGGCCATACCGTACTCTCAATTTTTAAGATTACGACGAAACTCGTCTACAATTGATATATTCAAAAACACGCCCGAAAAATGATGACCGACTTCAAAATTATGACATACGACAAGAAACTACTCAAGCGCAGCTATAATAAGGCCCTTTGCGGGAACCCAACATTGACTAGTACTACGAAACAGACTAATAACGACGTATTCCGGCTCATTACAACATTTAACAAATACACTAACTGGAAACACAAGTTGTACCAACTAAAAAACCTCTACAACTATATCCTGGACCATTACAGTAAAAATGGACCTTTCCAGAACTGGAAACACATTCGGGTACTCCAAGCTAAGCGTCCCGCAATCGTCTTCACTAACGGACCTAGCATTAACTCCAGATTTTCTGGACAAATCAAGAAACCGTTCAACACCTACCCAGGTGGGACGCAGGCTAACATGGGACTCACCAGTACCCAGCACGATACATCGCAACCAGGCAGAAGCTACCCAAGCCTCCACAGCCCTTACACCACGCTGGAATTCACCAACACAAACCAGCAACATGCCAGACCAGGCCCAACATATCAATCTCGACTGGGCGGCCCACATCGTCGAAACCCGACAAGGGAACACCAACTCGGGCACAGTACAAAGAATACTGGATCGGGGACTAACATCCAGGCAGGGAAGCCTTGACTGGGGCAACACCTACCTTCGACGGAAGGGGAAAACCCTTAAAGAATACT
The window above is part of the Daphnia magna isolate NIES unplaced genomic scaffold, ASM2063170v1.1 Dm_contigs246, whole genome shotgun sequence genome. Proteins encoded here:
- the LOC116933292 gene encoding uncharacterized protein LOC116933292, encoding MFKDGIDAKTLVESDDFKTGISSHIQHDVWATQLANSSKQLVTTQDTIKKAISHGLDNITSVVSKKIQQEFRNQNFRRNNWRDDDYDRQSYRRPDDYSRNQRQAEQPMYQPTIGTPTIAINPAPQQLNQQLAAPQGYWNPAIANQPTGLVYASPQPVQQQPVQQRTEIPYRNFITRVSTGYKPHIYPTVKALNRMLRNQVLINQSHYNISDEEIEALCLGLNFIPSDISPEAKEANSSNLNQGVSKLIRAINISLHFGDNSSTNTRKGRLTKFLPSTWDPPTRSWTQIPAVIDILDNIMSVPNGAEHVGTPQPIIEAIEKLQSETKLHILKADKGRNTVIWEADAYDREATRQLSDITTYTELTLSEYHSHLQRIHCLCETLSENLLANGYITTMEDEAIRSTETRGAYIYFLPKTHKDINKTSLTFPGRPIVATFTSGTYLLDKLITEVTAPLLPRIPGSLIDTSDLVDKLPKQKLPEGTLITTMDVTSLYPNIPWGPGIEAATSFYTSNLEFLQQVAEQNNLLRPPHPALFKRILNTVLCNSIINFKDIRFFHQTKGTAMGCCISVYFANCYMFHLTQPVIERPPGWLITFLRFIDDILIISNHTGPNELPELIKSITTEHIAYTHTQPSQSDNFLDITIHLKASTNTLEISPYTKETASGAYLHPASNHPGHVLSAIPYSQFLRLRRNSSTIDIFKNTPEK